The bacterium genome segment CCCGCCATATACGGCTGGCGCCTTTTTTCCGGCCTTGTCTCGATTTCACGCACATGTGATCATGCGCAAATCCTGACATTGTCTTCTGTTTTCTACATTTTTCAGAGAGGAGTTTCCTGATGTTCAATGCCACTGCGGACATCATTCTGCCCACGACCATCATCGGCTCCCTGCCCCGGCCGCACTGGTACACCGAAAATCTCGGGGCGCGCACCTTCCGCGAAGCCATGACCAACGCGCACTTCCGCGAGCAGTACACCGACGCCGTTTCCTCCTATATCCGGGATCAGGAGATCGTCGGCCTCGACATCTGCACCGACGGCGACGCCCGCTTCGACACCGACGTGGGCGGCCATACCTGGTTCAGCTACGCCCCGCGCCACATGGAGGGTTTTTCGGGCTTCCACCCCTTCCGCCTTCCCAAAGAGGGAAAGGCCCCCTTTCCGCGCGGGCGGATTCTCCACGACATCCTGGAAGCCCGCCTCATGCCCGAGCTGGCGGGGCCGGTCGGCCGGGGCGATCTGCAGTACGCCGCCCTCTGGAAAACGGCGCAGCGCCTCACGAAAAAACCCGTCAAGTTCGGTACCATCACCCCCGAACTCATCGCCATGAGCGTCACCGACCGCCACTACAAAAACATCAAGGAGCGCATCCAGGCCATCAGCGATGCGCTGAACGAGGAGCTCACCGAGGTCGCCAAGGCCGGCTGCCGCGTCATCCAGATGGAAGAGCCCCAGGTCCACCTGCTCGCCGCCAAGGGCCTGGTCGGAGGAGAACTCAACCCCGCCTACATGGTCGAGGTGTTCAACAACACCGTGCGGGGACTGCGGGACCTCACCGAGGTCTGGTGCCACACCTGCTGGGGCAACCCCGCCCAGCAACGCCTCTTCGATGTGCCGCAGAGCTATGCCCCCGCGCTCGAGGAGCTCAACAAGATCGACGCCGACGTGCTCACCTTCGAGTGCTGCAGCTCGGGGGGGATGGACCTCGAAGCCATCGGCAAGGCAATCACCGGGAAAAAGATCGCCATCGGCGTCATCACCCACCACTCCCTCCAGGTCGAACCCCCGGAGGATGTGGCGGACCTCGTCCGCCGCGCCCTCCAGCACATCCCGGCCGAGCGGCTGATCCTCTGCTCGGACTGCGGCATGGGGCGCGAGGGCATGAGCAGACGCCACGCCCTCTACAAGATGGCTTCCATCGTCCAGGGGACCAACATCGTCCGGCGCGAGCTGGGGCTGCCCGAGGCCGAGTGCCTCATCGCCGACCCCGGCTTCTCCCTCGTCGAGCACGAGAGCTAGCCGGGAAGCCTCACGCAGGAGGCGGCGCAAAAAATCCCGCAATATCCCTCAGTATCCCGCA includes the following:
- a CDS encoding cobalamin-independent methionine synthase II family protein, giving the protein MFNATADIILPTTIIGSLPRPHWYTENLGARTFREAMTNAHFREQYTDAVSSYIRDQEIVGLDICTDGDARFDTDVGGHTWFSYAPRHMEGFSGFHPFRLPKEGKAPFPRGRILHDILEARLMPELAGPVGRGDLQYAALWKTAQRLTKKPVKFGTITPELIAMSVTDRHYKNIKERIQAISDALNEELTEVAKAGCRVIQMEEPQVHLLAAKGLVGGELNPAYMVEVFNNTVRGLRDLTEVWCHTCWGNPAQQRLFDVPQSYAPALEELNKIDADVLTFECCSSGGMDLEAIGKAITGKKIAIGVITHHSLQVEPPEDVADLVRRALQHIPAERLILCSDCGMGREGMSRRHALYKMASIVQGTNIVRRELGLPEAECLIADPGFSLVEHES